GGAGAAATGATGATCGAAATGTTGCCTGAGGATCTTGCTTTTACTGTTTTTATTCCTTCGGAGAAGGCTTTCGAGCGTGAATTGAGTTTACGAGTGAATGAAAGTTTCACAAGTACTGAGAAGATGGACGACACCTACGCCGTGATTTCTAGAATATTAGGTTTCTCTGCTGTTCCTCGAACTATTTATTCGACGTTGGTAGATTACGGGAGTGAGATTATATATGATGCTGTTTCTGGATTCACGTTGAACATTTCCAAGGACAGAAATGGGAGGCTTGTTGTTAATGGGGTAAGGTCTGAAATGGTGGATTT
This DNA window, taken from Cucumis sativus cultivar 9930 chromosome 6, Cucumber_9930_V3, whole genome shotgun sequence, encodes the following:
- the LOC101206202 gene encoding uncharacterized protein LOC101206202 is translated as MKRSFILKNPIAFVFMILSLCCVLIVLITTLRLPELTVGVKAGARDKVSLIRKVLKDDELGKFGEMMIEMLPEDLAFTVFIPSEKAFERELSLRVNESFTSTEKMDDTYAVISRILGFSAVPRTIYSTLVDYGSEIIYDAVSGFTLNISKDRNGRLVVNGVRSEMVDLKKKDVLVHIMDGVIMDASFEQSVKPDDNED